In Pseudobdellovibrionaceae bacterium, the following proteins share a genomic window:
- a CDS encoding peptidylprolyl isomerase: MKRLLVSCLAAAVLAAPAFAADSAAKDKKAETTETKKKDTKGKAAKVGQAPEQFKVTFETTKGKFVVEAHRDWSPKGVDRFYEMVQEGFFKDIAFFRVVKGFVVQFGIHGNPDESSKWKQKVITDDAVKESNKSGYLTFATAGPNTRTTQLFINLNDNTNLDRMGFSPFAKVVEGMDVVNNINGEYGERPNQGAIQSEGNSYLKKTFPNMDYIKTAKVAK; this comes from the coding sequence ATGAAGCGACTACTTGTGAGTTGTTTGGCCGCTGCCGTGTTGGCAGCCCCGGCTTTTGCGGCAGATTCAGCAGCCAAGGACAAAAAAGCGGAAACAACAGAGACCAAGAAAAAAGACACTAAAGGAAAGGCGGCAAAAGTGGGACAAGCACCCGAGCAGTTTAAAGTGACGTTTGAAACAACCAAAGGCAAGTTCGTGGTGGAAGCCCATCGGGATTGGTCACCCAAGGGTGTGGACCGCTTCTACGAAATGGTCCAAGAAGGCTTCTTCAAGGACATCGCCTTTTTTCGCGTGGTGAAGGGCTTCGTGGTCCAGTTTGGTATTCACGGCAATCCGGATGAGTCTTCCAAGTGGAAACAAAAGGTCATCACCGACGATGCAGTGAAGGAATCCAACAAATCAGGGTATTTGACCTTCGCCACGGCTGGTCCCAACACCCGCACCACTCAGTTGTTCATTAATTTGAACGACAACACCAACCTGGATCGCATGGGGTTTTCTCCTTTTGCCAAAGTGGTGGAAGGCATGGATGTGGTGAACAACATCAACGGTGAGTATGGTGAGCGGCCCAACCAGGGTGCTATTCAGTCTGAGGGGAATTCCT
- a CDS encoding response regulator transcription factor, whose product MEKPLLLVTLGLVTLLAGWDIYEDLQSSGWGLHVALESLLLAGTSLGFVLILRQWLRVRTEASQLRQDLKHLSSLNEEYRKEAKQYALGLQTTIDRQMDRWKLTDAEKEVAYLLIKGFSTKEVADLRQTSEKTVRQQCSQVYRKSNLGGRADLAAFFLEDLLSPSTQVD is encoded by the coding sequence ATGGAAAAACCACTGCTTCTTGTCACTTTGGGACTGGTGACCCTGCTGGCCGGGTGGGACATTTATGAAGACCTTCAATCCTCGGGCTGGGGACTCCACGTTGCCTTGGAAAGCCTTCTCCTAGCCGGAACCAGTCTGGGATTTGTCCTGATCCTCCGCCAATGGCTGCGGGTTCGCACGGAAGCCAGCCAACTGCGCCAAGATTTGAAGCACTTGTCTTCGCTCAATGAGGAATACCGGAAAGAGGCAAAGCAGTACGCCCTAGGCCTGCAAACCACCATTGATCGGCAAATGGACCGCTGGAAATTGACTGATGCAGAAAAGGAAGTGGCCTACCTGTTGATCAAAGGTTTTTCCACCAAAGAGGTCGCCGATCTACGCCAGACCAGTGAGAAAACCGTCCGCCAGCAGTGCAGCCAGGTGTATCGCAAATCCAATTTGGGTGGCCGGGCCGATCTGGCGGCTTTTTTTCTTGAAGACCTGCTCTCTCCATCTACTCAAGTCGACTAA
- a CDS encoding patatin-like phospholipase family protein: MEIVRGHIKDPAEHCVGLVLSGGGARGAYQAGVIRALYELSIEMDKPDLFRIVSGVSAGAINAAFLASHMEDLDVATSAMCRLWQNLKADEVFSTRYSIIARNASRVIRGLSFGGISQKLNPDSMALLDTAPLRDLLRHAIPFPQIQRNIESGILHAVSLTATDYSTSLGITFVQGEEGIPMWHRARRHSVQAELTLDHVMASSSIPIFFPPVVVDGREYGDGCLRNQAPLSPAVHLGANRLLVVGVRTSRRVHIKNTKPLRATLGRIASVLVNAIFMDAIESDLERLHFINQALGQNADPGGPAGLRPVIPFYLRPSKDIAQIAHRHGHRLPKVIRYLMGGLGSEEETSDLLSFLLFDPVYCSELVDLGYEDTKARAAELALFL; the protein is encoded by the coding sequence ATGGAAATCGTCAGAGGTCACATTAAAGATCCCGCTGAACACTGTGTGGGTTTGGTTTTATCTGGCGGTGGTGCCCGCGGAGCCTACCAGGCCGGCGTTATTCGTGCTCTCTATGAATTATCCATTGAGATGGACAAGCCCGATTTGTTTCGCATTGTTTCGGGAGTGAGTGCCGGCGCCATCAACGCCGCTTTTTTGGCCTCGCACATGGAAGACTTGGACGTGGCCACCTCGGCCATGTGTCGCCTGTGGCAAAATCTTAAGGCCGATGAGGTTTTCTCCACTCGATATTCCATTATTGCCCGCAATGCCAGCCGGGTGATCCGTGGCCTGTCCTTTGGCGGTATCAGCCAAAAGCTCAACCCAGATAGCATGGCCCTGTTGGACACAGCCCCTCTGAGAGATCTTCTTCGTCACGCCATTCCCTTTCCCCAGATCCAAAGAAATATTGAGAGTGGAATTCTTCATGCCGTGAGCCTCACCGCCACCGATTATTCCACCAGTTTGGGCATCACCTTTGTCCAAGGCGAAGAGGGAATCCCCATGTGGCATCGGGCCCGGCGTCACAGTGTGCAAGCTGAATTAACTTTGGACCATGTGATGGCCTCAAGCTCCATTCCCATTTTCTTCCCACCCGTGGTTGTCGATGGCCGCGAATATGGAGATGGTTGCCTGAGAAACCAGGCACCATTGAGTCCCGCCGTCCACTTGGGAGCTAATCGCCTTTTAGTCGTGGGAGTGCGGACCTCAAGACGGGTGCACATCAAGAACACCAAACCCCTGCGCGCCACCTTAGGTCGCATTGCCAGTGTGTTGGTGAATGCCATTTTTATGGATGCGATTGAATCCGACCTGGAGCGCCTGCATTTTATTAATCAGGCCCTAGGGCAGAACGCCGATCCAGGCGGACCGGCCGGATTGCGACCCGTGATTCCGTTTTACCTGCGACCCTCCAAAGACATCGCGCAAATCGCCCATCGCCACGGGCACCGATTGCCTAAAGTGATTCGCTACCTGATGGGTGGATTGGGATCCGAGGAAGAGACTTCAGATCTGTTGAGCTTTCTCCTCTTTGACCCCGTCTACTGTTCAGAATTGGTGGACCTCGGTTATGAGGACACCAAAGCCCGAGCCGCCGAATTGGCCCTGTTCTTATAA
- a CDS encoding 4Fe-4S dicluster domain-containing protein → MAKGSRFVPAKFQNQLPWDQLILHDVPENDEAVPMDVVFVGAGPAGLAGAIELAKLVKEDNENGGGIGDVEIGVLEKAGSLGGHNLSGAVVNPMALKMLFPEMDAKDFPFRIPVPGDAVYMLSENGSTRIPTPPTMHNTGNYVASICEIVRWMGEKAEEMGVNMLMGFPADSLLMRDGAVEGVRTTPAGLDRDSQPGGQYMPPTDIMAQVTVLTEGTRGPLAQAYMKAQDIESESPQIYALGVKEVWRLKKAPDSVIHTMGWPLPKDAFGGSFFYPMGEDMAALGLVVGLDYRQSALDVHKMLQQMKEHPLFKSYFEGGEIVEWGAKTIPEGGFHSLPKRLHGNGLLMAGDCVGMVNVPSLKGIHYAMLSGIYAARSAFKALKAKDTSATQLAGYDQLVKDSVIHKDLYKVRNMRQAFKSGFYVGGAKAAMMTLTGGAFPGGCGHKEEDGEEWKDVTEGQKGTGLSKVDAVYLSANKTRDDIPSHLAVGKDVPPHVADFYTHMCPAGVYEMQGDQLVVNAPNCVDCKATDVLGPRWRPREGGSGPNYTVM, encoded by the coding sequence ATGGCCAAGGGATCTCGATTTGTTCCAGCGAAATTTCAAAACCAACTGCCTTGGGATCAACTGATTCTCCACGATGTTCCAGAAAACGACGAGGCCGTCCCCATGGATGTGGTTTTTGTCGGCGCTGGCCCTGCAGGATTGGCTGGCGCGATCGAACTGGCCAAACTGGTCAAAGAAGACAATGAAAATGGCGGCGGCATTGGCGATGTGGAGATTGGTGTTTTAGAGAAAGCAGGCTCTCTTGGCGGTCACAATCTTTCAGGTGCTGTGGTCAACCCCATGGCTTTGAAAATGCTGTTCCCGGAAATGGACGCTAAAGACTTTCCTTTTCGCATCCCCGTTCCCGGTGATGCGGTTTACATGTTAAGCGAAAACGGCTCGACTCGCATTCCCACTCCGCCCACCATGCACAATACGGGTAACTATGTGGCCTCCATTTGTGAAATCGTGCGTTGGATGGGCGAAAAAGCGGAAGAGATGGGCGTGAATATGCTCATGGGCTTTCCTGCTGATTCACTGTTGATGAGAGATGGGGCCGTGGAAGGAGTGCGCACCACACCTGCCGGCCTTGATCGCGACAGCCAGCCCGGTGGCCAGTACATGCCGCCAACGGACATCATGGCCCAGGTCACGGTGCTCACCGAAGGCACCCGTGGCCCTTTGGCTCAAGCCTACATGAAGGCGCAAGACATTGAGTCCGAGTCACCACAGATTTATGCCTTGGGAGTCAAAGAAGTGTGGCGGCTGAAGAAGGCACCTGATTCTGTCATTCACACCATGGGCTGGCCTCTCCCCAAAGATGCCTTTGGCGGTAGTTTCTTTTACCCCATGGGCGAAGACATGGCAGCTCTTGGTCTGGTGGTGGGCCTTGATTACCGCCAGAGTGCGCTCGACGTGCACAAGATGCTTCAGCAAATGAAAGAACACCCACTGTTTAAATCCTATTTCGAAGGTGGCGAGATTGTTGAGTGGGGAGCCAAGACCATTCCCGAAGGGGGCTTTCACTCTCTTCCCAAGCGTCTCCACGGCAATGGCCTTTTGATGGCCGGCGACTGTGTGGGCATGGTCAACGTGCCTTCACTTAAGGGTATTCACTACGCCATGCTCTCCGGTATCTATGCCGCCCGCTCGGCCTTTAAGGCTCTTAAAGCCAAAGACACCAGTGCCACTCAATTGGCGGGCTATGATCAACTGGTGAAAGACTCCGTTATTCACAAAGATCTCTACAAGGTTCGCAACATGCGCCAGGCCTTTAAATCTGGTTTTTATGTGGGTGGCGCCAAAGCGGCGATGATGACTCTGACTGGTGGCGCCTTCCCTGGCGGATGTGGTCACAAGGAAGAAGACGGTGAAGAGTGGAAAGATGTGACTGAAGGGCAAAAGGGAACGGGCCTCAGCAAGGTGGATGCAGTTTATCTCTCGGCCAATAAAACCCGGGACGATATTCCCTCTCACCTGGCGGTGGGCAAAGACGTTCCCCCTCACGTGGCGGACTTTTACACTCACATGTGTCCAGCCGGCGTCTATGAAATGCAGGGGGATCAATTGGTCGTGAACGCTCCCAACTGTGTGGACTGTAAGGCCACCGACGTTCTCGGTCCCCGCTGGCGTCCCCGCGAAGGCGGCAGCGGCCCCAACTACACCGTGATGTAA
- a CDS encoding IS110 family transposase encodes MTTTTIALDIAKEKIHVYGVDSQNRVIIDKVFNRKKLLSFLANHQPVKIFMESCAGSNWLCQRLNQMGHHASRISAQHVKPYASHQKNDRNDARAILEASRRPGALFVGVKSPWQQELQCLHKMRDRRLRDYKALNSQIRGFLFEFGILVPTSSAKFFKVIPKVLEEAESSLSGIIRDEIYELFVECRNHYLKAEELEKKIRDYCSESHFYRKAIEEISGVGPLVASRFLSTISSPSNFRNGRQVSAHLGLVPRQYSSGGRTRLGGITKNGDIGLRTMLIQGARARLASLVKKQYPTQEQSKLLMWVEKKGFNVAAVALANRNARQMWAIMNKCA; translated from the coding sequence ATGACAACTACAACGATCGCACTTGATATTGCAAAGGAGAAAATCCACGTTTATGGCGTAGATAGCCAAAATCGCGTCATAATAGACAAAGTTTTTAATCGAAAGAAACTCCTCTCTTTTTTGGCTAACCATCAGCCGGTGAAAATATTTATGGAGTCTTGTGCCGGTTCAAATTGGCTTTGCCAGCGCCTCAATCAAATGGGACATCATGCGTCTCGTATTTCAGCTCAGCACGTAAAGCCTTATGCGAGCCACCAGAAGAATGACCGTAATGATGCTCGCGCTATTTTGGAGGCTAGCCGAAGGCCAGGTGCTCTTTTTGTAGGAGTAAAATCCCCGTGGCAACAAGAGTTACAATGTCTACACAAAATGCGAGATCGAAGACTCAGGGACTACAAAGCTCTCAATAGCCAAATCCGGGGATTCCTGTTTGAATTTGGCATTTTAGTCCCTACGAGTTCGGCTAAATTCTTTAAAGTTATTCCCAAGGTCCTAGAAGAAGCCGAGTCATCACTCAGTGGGATAATAAGAGATGAGATTTATGAACTCTTCGTTGAGTGCCGTAACCATTACCTAAAGGCTGAAGAGCTCGAAAAAAAGATCCGGGATTACTGTAGTGAAAGCCATTTCTACCGCAAGGCTATCGAAGAAATATCAGGCGTGGGACCTCTGGTGGCCTCAAGATTTTTGTCGACAATAAGCAGCCCGAGTAATTTTAGGAATGGAAGACAGGTCTCTGCTCACCTAGGTCTAGTTCCACGACAATATTCGAGTGGAGGACGGACAAGGCTTGGAGGCATAACGAAAAATGGAGACATTGGCTTAAGAACTATGCTGATCCAGGGAGCGCGAGCCAGACTCGCTAGCTTAGTGAAAAAGCAATATCCCACTCAGGAACAAAGTAAGCTTTTAATGTGGGTAGAGAAAAAGGGGTTCAATGTCGCGGCAGTGGCCCTAGCTAACCGAAATGCCAGGCAAATGTGGGCGATTATGAATAAATGTGCATAG
- a CDS encoding alpha/beta hydrolase — protein sequence MKSSGPNARGYMYFGGGPGWSSLPDQSMLASALGRGQVRMDFWDEPSPLRPDGDTFFTDRAFHNWMFSASQFLNDSLPRYSKRGVVTHGFSTLPILKMVESQNLKVDRLVLISPFVDIYAYQRRLVELSVQDFLRLKDIPVASQLKILFEQSHELFDHPMQQALQIAFHNPCLFDHFWQDLNHRDVWFMNMEERESQLDLVSWQAVNQDLVQVVDRLKLLNKVSIPTTVILGERDHIVKARDIDEALSPLLEHFEIKIFPRAGHFPHLESPDRFVSHLIDRAPSELMAS from the coding sequence ATGAAATCATCCGGTCCCAATGCCCGTGGCTATATGTATTTTGGGGGTGGGCCGGGGTGGTCGAGTCTTCCCGACCAGAGCATGTTGGCGTCGGCCTTGGGCCGAGGGCAAGTGCGCATGGACTTTTGGGATGAACCTTCGCCCCTGCGACCCGATGGCGATACCTTTTTTACGGATCGCGCCTTTCACAATTGGATGTTTTCCGCCAGCCAGTTTCTCAATGACAGTTTGCCTCGGTACTCCAAAAGAGGGGTGGTGACTCACGGGTTTTCGACTTTGCCAATTCTGAAAATGGTGGAATCACAAAACCTGAAGGTGGATCGTCTGGTGTTGATTTCACCATTCGTAGATATCTATGCCTATCAAAGAAGATTGGTGGAACTGTCGGTTCAGGATTTTTTGCGCTTGAAAGACATCCCTGTGGCCAGTCAACTCAAGATCCTGTTTGAGCAAAGTCATGAGCTCTTTGATCACCCCATGCAGCAGGCTCTGCAGATCGCCTTTCACAACCCCTGCTTATTCGATCACTTTTGGCAGGATCTCAACCATCGCGACGTGTGGTTTATGAACATGGAGGAGAGGGAGTCTCAGCTGGATTTGGTTTCCTGGCAGGCGGTCAACCAGGATCTGGTTCAGGTGGTGGATCGCCTAAAGCTTTTGAACAAGGTGAGTATTCCTACCACCGTGATCCTTGGCGAAAGGGATCACATCGTCAAGGCCCGCGACATCGATGAGGCCTTGTCACCCCTGCTCGAGCATTTTGAAATTAAAATTTTTCCGCGGGCTGGCCACTTTCCTCATTTGGAGAGCCCGGATCGCTTCGTCAGCCATTTAATTGATAGAGCACCATCGGAACTGATGGCCAGCTAA
- a CDS encoding histidine triad nucleotide-binding protein, producing MSLFMKIINREIPADIVYEDEVCLAFRDITPQAPVHVLVIPKKPIPSMAEASAEDQSILGHLMIKAAHIAQEEGLKEDGYRLVINTNKHGGQTVFHLHVHLLGGRQLGWPPG from the coding sequence ATGAGTCTGTTTATGAAGATCATCAATCGGGAAATTCCAGCTGATATCGTCTATGAGGACGAGGTCTGCCTCGCCTTTCGTGATATCACTCCGCAAGCTCCGGTGCATGTTTTGGTGATTCCCAAAAAGCCCATCCCTTCAATGGCTGAGGCTTCGGCAGAAGACCAATCCATTTTGGGACACTTGATGATCAAAGCCGCCCATATTGCCCAAGAGGAAGGGTTAAAGGAAGATGGCTATCGACTGGTCATCAATACCAATAAGCACGGTGGCCAGACTGTCTTTCATCTTCATGTTCATTTGTTGGGTGGAAGACAGCTGGGCTGGCCCCCGGGCTGA
- a CDS encoding DUF2064 domain-containing protein, with product MAACGLAVFVKTPGFSPLKTRLARTLGSARAVEFHLRSAFAMEALLHRLTRLETDLNVFWAVAEADALEDPLWRGFPRLGQGEGSLGARLSHVFDQLWQEHEQVIFVGNDSPQVSLEVWQELLQESQNYSYYLGLTEDGGFYFLSARKNIPPSVWNKISYSQSTTARALMGELKVLGSVGSGFMSYDVDEGSDLARLARENRVGGLLPEQIDLINWAQEMSEFLAQPGGQPSCLPPNK from the coding sequence ATGGCAGCATGTGGTCTGGCCGTCTTTGTGAAGACTCCGGGATTTTCGCCACTGAAAACCCGTTTGGCTCGAACTCTTGGTTCGGCCCGGGCCGTGGAGTTTCATCTGCGCTCGGCCTTTGCCATGGAGGCCTTGCTTCACCGCCTGACCCGATTGGAAACGGACCTCAATGTGTTTTGGGCCGTGGCGGAAGCCGATGCCTTGGAGGACCCCTTGTGGCGGGGATTTCCCCGCTTGGGCCAAGGGGAAGGAAGTCTCGGCGCACGTTTGAGTCATGTGTTTGATCAGCTATGGCAAGAGCATGAGCAGGTGATCTTTGTCGGCAATGACTCTCCTCAGGTGAGTTTGGAGGTTTGGCAAGAACTTTTGCAGGAGAGTCAAAACTATTCCTATTACCTTGGCCTTACTGAGGATGGTGGGTTTTACTTTCTCAGTGCCCGGAAAAACATTCCTCCAAGTGTTTGGAATAAAATTTCCTACAGTCAATCAACCACTGCTCGAGCGCTGATGGGTGAGCTCAAGGTTTTGGGTAGCGTGGGTAGCGGATTCATGAGTTACGACGTGGACGAGGGCTCGGATCTTGCGCGCTTGGCACGGGAAAACCGCGTTGGCGGACTTTTGCCTGAGCAAATTGATCTCATCAATTGGGCGCAGGAGATGAGCGAGTTTCTGGCTCAGCCCGGGGGCCAGCCCAGCTGTCTTCCACCCAACAAATGA
- a CDS encoding methyltransferase domain-containing protein: MSQDHTTLESVKDYYGKVLKTNKDLKTSACCVGESVPSHLRPIIKEIHSEVKDRFYGCGSPIPSQLEGCTVLDLGSGSGRDCYLLSKLVGESGRVIGVDMTDEQLEVARRHQQYHADQFGFKKSNVEFHQGYIEDLEGVGIPSNSVDVVVSNCVLNLSPSKDRVFREIFRVLKPGGELYFSDVFADRRIAEPLTKDPVLLGECLGGALYIEDFRRLLLEVGCPDFRVVSSSTMSLSDPEVEAKIGMVRFYSMTIRAFKLELEDRCEDFGQMATYKGTLPELPHFFDLDNHHHFIAGKPMAVCSNTARMLSQTRLKNHFEVVGDESTHFGLFDCSPPVAFAGDAAPGSCC, from the coding sequence GTGTCACAAGATCATACGACTTTGGAGTCAGTGAAGGATTACTACGGGAAGGTTCTAAAGACCAACAAGGACCTGAAGACCAGCGCATGTTGTGTGGGCGAAAGTGTGCCGAGCCATCTGCGTCCGATCATCAAGGAAATTCACAGCGAAGTGAAAGACCGGTTTTACGGCTGTGGTTCACCCATACCCTCACAGTTAGAGGGTTGCACGGTTTTAGACTTAGGCTCCGGTTCGGGGCGGGACTGTTACTTGTTGTCTAAACTTGTGGGCGAGTCGGGACGGGTCATTGGCGTGGACATGACCGATGAACAATTGGAAGTGGCCAGGCGTCACCAGCAATACCATGCGGACCAGTTTGGTTTTAAAAAGAGCAATGTGGAGTTTCATCAAGGTTACATTGAGGACCTGGAAGGAGTGGGGATTCCTTCTAACTCCGTCGACGTGGTGGTCTCCAACTGCGTGTTGAATCTATCGCCAAGCAAAGATCGGGTGTTTCGCGAGATCTTTCGCGTTCTCAAGCCGGGCGGGGAGCTTTATTTCTCTGATGTGTTTGCCGATCGGCGGATTGCCGAGCCTCTGACCAAAGATCCCGTACTTTTAGGCGAGTGCCTTGGCGGGGCCTTGTATATCGAAGACTTCCGGCGTCTGCTGCTGGAAGTTGGGTGTCCGGACTTTAGAGTGGTTTCTTCGAGCACAATGAGCCTTTCTGACCCAGAGGTGGAAGCCAAAATCGGCATGGTAAGATTTTATTCCATGACCATTCGCGCGTTCAAACTGGAGTTGGAAGACCGTTGTGAGGACTTCGGACAAATGGCCACCTACAAGGGGACACTTCCAGAGTTGCCCCACTTTTTTGATTTGGATAATCACCATCACTTTATCGCCGGCAAGCCGATGGCCGTTTGTAGCAATACCGCTCGGATGTTGAGCCAAACGCGACTGAAAAACCACTTCGAAGTGGTGGGCGATGAGTCTACTCATTTTGGTTTATTTGACTGTTCACCACCTGTTGCATTTGCAGGTGATGCAGCACCAGGGAGTTGCTGTTAA
- the arsS gene encoding arsenosugar biosynthesis radical SAM protein ArsS (Some members of this family are selenoproteins.) — MSLFPGEFVENQFSTLSSDFSSVIPPFCAKVSGLNLERRPLKTLQINLGKLCNQACLHCHVEAGPKRPEIMPWSVMAQILVLLENQPEVETVDLTGGAPEMNPNFRQFVVALREMGKEVIDRCNLTILFEPGQEETAQFLASQRVQVVASLPCYSKDNVDRQRGRGVFDKSIEGLRLLNGLGYGQPDSDLLLNLVYNPGGAFLPPSQQKLEVDYKRELKELFGIRFNQLFALANMPIRRFLWDLQRQGKEQEYMNLLLQNFNSEAAKGVMCRDLLSVGWDGQLFDCDFNQMLELPVKGQAKTVFELESLSQIHNQDIVFGNHCYGCTAGAGSSCGGALD, encoded by the coding sequence ATGTCCTTGTTTCCAGGAGAATTTGTGGAAAATCAGTTCAGTACTTTGTCATCAGATTTTTCCTCTGTGATTCCTCCCTTTTGTGCGAAGGTAAGTGGGTTGAACCTCGAGCGGCGTCCGCTCAAAACCCTGCAAATCAACCTGGGTAAGCTGTGCAATCAAGCCTGTCTCCATTGTCACGTGGAAGCCGGCCCCAAGCGACCAGAGATTATGCCTTGGTCGGTGATGGCTCAAATCCTGGTGCTATTGGAAAATCAACCCGAGGTGGAAACAGTTGATCTTACGGGTGGTGCGCCGGAAATGAATCCCAACTTCAGGCAGTTTGTCGTGGCATTGCGGGAGATGGGCAAAGAGGTGATCGACCGCTGTAATCTCACCATATTGTTTGAGCCTGGACAAGAGGAGACAGCTCAGTTTTTAGCCAGCCAACGGGTCCAGGTGGTGGCCTCCTTGCCTTGTTACTCCAAAGACAATGTAGATAGGCAGCGAGGCCGAGGGGTTTTCGACAAGAGCATTGAAGGACTTCGCCTGCTCAATGGTTTGGGCTATGGTCAACCTGATTCGGATTTATTACTGAACCTGGTTTACAACCCAGGGGGAGCCTTTTTGCCACCTTCCCAGCAAAAGTTGGAAGTGGACTATAAGCGGGAGCTAAAGGAATTGTTCGGTATTCGCTTTAATCAGCTCTTTGCTCTTGCCAACATGCCCATTCGTCGCTTTTTGTGGGACTTGCAGAGGCAGGGGAAAGAGCAGGAATACATGAACCTTCTTTTGCAGAACTTCAATAGTGAGGCCGCCAAGGGGGTCATGTGCCGGGACCTTCTTTCCGTAGGGTGGGATGGTCAGCTCTTTGATTGTGATTTCAACCAGATGTTGGAATTGCCGGTCAAGGGCCAGGCCAAAACTGTATTTGAATTGGAGAGTTTGAGTCAGATCCACAATCAAGACATTGTTTTCGGCAATCATTGCTATGGTTGCACGGCTGGGGCGGGCAGTTCTTGCGGTGGGGCTTTGGATTGA
- a CDS encoding GAF domain-containing sensor histidine kinase: MPSSTPDSGSHFDLFQQLSLSVEFYSGDFDAFAAKLCASTSTTLGVLRARVWTIDTDLRVLKRVCGNCQIPQVGCQEEFLPLGLAQPVLSQLLQSRSLVVSDVAQLFGQSEIYRSYFQPNQVGAIIYSMIHCGPEIVGVLGLEHSGAPREWTEAETYLTGVLADLLGNTYALRERNRLLSSLEKQNKILEERVKTRTQDLQDVLENQKALLRGICHDIANSVNVITATCELIHRRGDMRFIGKAQTAADMIKNMLQQTRAFCLFTDWGQKQAEDQHSFQQPLHLADILDKALFVLGDKARMKGLEVVIDPSVCRETQVLGEPLTLLHSVVCNILSNAIKFSPQYATLEIKQVQNEDMIGLVVRDYGDGMSPEKISDLLNSQTRIQSEEGTFSESGTGYGIIQVRHYLKKFGGELGICSWKQNVETKSGTEMTIWLRSKDHKQAAA, translated from the coding sequence ATGCCTTCATCGACACCAGATTCGGGTTCACATTTTGATCTGTTTCAACAGCTCTCTTTGTCTGTTGAGTTCTACAGCGGAGACTTTGATGCCTTTGCGGCCAAGCTCTGCGCCAGTACCTCCACCACGCTTGGAGTGTTGCGGGCCAGAGTGTGGACGATTGATACAGATCTCCGGGTTCTCAAACGCGTCTGTGGCAACTGCCAAATTCCCCAAGTGGGATGCCAGGAAGAGTTTCTGCCCCTCGGCCTGGCCCAGCCCGTTTTGAGCCAACTTTTACAGAGTCGATCTCTCGTGGTCAGTGATGTGGCTCAACTATTTGGCCAATCAGAGATCTACCGCTCTTACTTTCAGCCCAATCAAGTTGGCGCCATCATCTACTCCATGATCCACTGCGGTCCAGAAATTGTTGGCGTGTTGGGCCTGGAACATTCGGGTGCACCCCGGGAGTGGACCGAGGCTGAAACCTATTTGACGGGAGTCCTGGCCGACTTGCTCGGCAATACCTATGCCCTCAGGGAGCGCAACAGACTTTTGTCGTCCCTGGAAAAGCAAAACAAGATTTTGGAAGAGAGGGTCAAAACCCGAACTCAGGACCTACAAGATGTGTTGGAAAACCAAAAAGCTTTGTTGCGCGGAATTTGCCACGACATTGCCAACTCAGTCAATGTTATCACCGCCACCTGTGAATTGATTCATCGTCGCGGAGACATGAGATTTATTGGCAAAGCCCAGACTGCTGCCGATATGATCAAAAATATGCTGCAACAAACTAGAGCCTTCTGTCTTTTCACAGACTGGGGGCAAAAACAGGCTGAGGACCAGCACTCCTTTCAACAGCCCTTGCACCTGGCAGACATTCTCGACAAGGCCCTTTTTGTCTTGGGTGACAAGGCGAGGATGAAAGGACTTGAAGTGGTCATCGACCCTTCTGTCTGTCGGGAAACCCAGGTGCTGGGTGAACCTCTGACCCTCCTCCACTCCGTCGTCTGCAACATTCTCTCCAACGCCATCAAGTTCTCACCCCAGTATGCAACCTTAGAAATCAAACAGGTGCAGAACGAAGATATGATCGGGCTTGTCGTTCGTGATTATGGTGACGGCATGTCACCCGAAAAAATCAGCGACCTTCTCAACTCCCAAACTCGGATTCAAAGTGAAGAAGGAACCTTCAGTGAGTCGGGAACGGGCTATGGTATCATCCAGGTCCGTCACTACCTGAAAAAGTTCGGTGGTGAACTCGGCATCTGTTCCTGGAAGCAGAACGTTGAAACAAAGTCTGGAACTGAAATGACTATCTGGCTGAGATCCAAAGACCACAAACAGGCTGCCGCCTAG